In Luteolibacter arcticus, the genomic stretch GAATGGAGCAATGGCAAGGAAGCCCCGATTGATTCAACCGGCGGACAGCAAAAGATTCTCTGGACCGCTTCCACCGCAGCCGATTGGGGCGGGATCTCCTTCGGGGAGAATAAGGTTCCCGGCGTCCGCCACCTGCGGCTTGCGTGGAAAACTGCCGTCCCGACGGGTACCGTCCTTGTCCGTGGCGGCGGCACGCTTGGCGTCCTGAAGCCGGACGCGACCTATCCCGGCAATCTGGCGGACGATTCCCAATGGCTGTCCGCCCAGCGCATTTCCGGAAACGAGATCACAGCCTCGGAGGTTGGCTACGAAGAATATGCCGCTTGGATTCTCCCCCCCGGCACCACCGCCCGAGCACTCCGCTTCACTCATAATGCCGCTTCGAGCGATCCCAAATACGAGGGCCGGCTCGGCGGCGCGCTCGTCCTTGCGGAACGCTTTGCTAACGTTGCTCCACAAGCCATCGCTTCAGCCAGCGCCATGGATGAAAAGGCGACACTCATTAACAACAGCCTCAACGACAAGATGTGGGAGACCTGGCGCAACGGCGAGGACGGGGCTGCCCAAGTGATCTCCCAAGAGCAACCCGAATGGCTCCAGCTCACCTGGCCGGAGAAGATCCCGCTTGCCGCCATCGGCACCTGCTGGACGGGCTTCGCTGCGGCAGATCTCCAGATCTACGCCGGTCCGGAAAACCGGCATCCGCGAGAAGCCGCGGACTCCGATTGGAAGACCCTTACTACCCGCAACGACCTCCGCAGCGGTTACCCCCGGGAGCTGGCCCCGGAGTGGTTCCCTCATACCGGGACAAAGACCCGTGCCATCCGCCTCCGCATCACGGCACCGCTCAAGGAAAACCACGATCATCTCCGCAATCCCATCAAAGGTGGACGTGGCGTCTGGGTCGGAGAAATTCTCGCCCTCCAGGCCCTTGGAAGCGCGCCTCTTTCCGACGCCCTTCCCGCGGTGGAAAAGACATTGCACCCGCCCATCGCAGTCAAGTTCACCCTGCCGGAGGCGGGCCGCGTCACCTTGGTCATCGAGGATGCCTCCGGCCAACGCGTTCGCAACCTCATTGCGGACACCCCTTTTCCCGCCGGGGAAAACACCGCCTGGTGGGATGGCACTGACGACCTCGGGCGCGACCTCGAAACCGCCCGCCACGGGATCTACCACATCCCCCAGCAATTCGTCGCACCCGGCGACTACCGTGTCCGTGGCCTCTGGAAAAAGGACATCGATCTCACCTACGAATTCTCTGTCTATAATGCCGGCAAGCCACCCTGGACCACCGCCGACACCACCGGGGGCTGGATGACCAACCACACCCCGCCTACCAGCGCCACCTTCGTCCCTGCGGAAAAGTCGCCGGATGGTAAGCCGCGCCTCTACCTGGGAGCACACGTCGCCGAGGGCGGTCATGGTCTCCAATGGGTCACGCCTGACGGCACCAAAATCGGCGGTCAGGGCTGGATCGGCGGCAACTGGACCGGCGCTCAAACCCTGGCCACCGACTACGGGAAAAACGGCATCGCGACCGACATCTGCTACGCCGCCAGCATCTGGGAAGGCGAGTTGCGCATCACCGCAAAAACTCCAGAGAAAGACCGCACCGTCATCAAGGAACTGCTCGGTGAGGACAAGTTCGTACACGGCCAGAGCCGCCATGAAGGCGTCCCTGTTCTCAAAGGATTCGATGGCGGTGAGCGCCGCTTCGTCCTCGCGGGCATCGCCGCGCACGATGGCATCATCGCCGCCTCCCTCGTCCGTCAAAACGAGATCGTCTTCGTCGATGCCAGGGAAGGGAAGATCCTCTCACGCGTACCTTGCGAAAACCCGCGCGGCGTCGCCTTCGATTCCTCTAACAGACTCCTCGTAATCTCGGGAAATTCCCTGATTCGCTACACCGTCGATAGCCTCCCGAAACACCCCGCTCTCTCCCAAACCGAAACCCTTGTCTCCCACCTCGAGGATCCCCACGGCCTCGCCCTCGATTTGGACGGAAATCTCTACGTCTCGGATCGCGGCCGGTCCCATCAGGTGAAAGTCTTCTCCCCGGAAGGGAAACTCGCCGCCGCCATCGGCAAGCCCGGCCCGCCCTCGGCCGGTCTCTACGACGATCTCCATCTCAACAACCCCGCCGGCCTCGCCATCGACAATATTGGCAACCTCTGGGTGACGGAAAACGATTACCAACCGAAGCGCGTGAGCGTCTGGAACCAGGGCGGCAACCTCCTGAAGGCCTTCTACGGCCCCACCGAATACGGCGGCGGCGGCACGCTCGATCCTGTCGATAGGAACCGCTTCTACTACCGCGGCATGGAGTTCGCACTCGATTGGGAAAAAGGCACCGACCGCCTGACCCGCGTGCTCTACCGACCAGATGCCACCAGCGGTGAATCCCACACCAACGGATTCCCCGAGCAGCCACTCCATGGCGAGGACGGCCAGCGATTCTTTACCAATTCCTACAACTCCAGCCCGACCAATGGAGCCCCGGTTGCCACTCTCTGGATCGAGGAGAACGGCATCGCCCGCCCTTGCAACGCCGCCGGCCGGGCCCGCGAGTGGGCTGCACTGCTGACTCCTGAATTCGCCAAGCTCTGGCCGGAAGGCACCAAGGCCGATGATGAGCGAACCCACGCCGCCTTCATCTGGAACGACCTCAACGGGGATGGAGAACCCTCTCCTAATGAAGTCGCCCTGCAGAAAGGGAACGTCGGCGGAGTCATCTTCCAGCCGGACCTGAGCATCACCTTTTCGCGCCTCGATGATACCGCGGTCCGTTTCTCGGCGACAAGGATCACCGCATCCAAGACACCTGCTTACGCTCTGGATTCCGCGGAGAGAATCTTTACCGGAGCCCAGTCGCCCCGCTCCTCCGGCGGCGACCAGCTCATCACCACGCCGGACGGACTCTCGGTCTCGACTGTTTCCCCCGAGCCTTTCGCCCCGGAATCCATCGGCGGTGGAAAGGACGGCAAAGTCACCTGGTCTTACCCGAATCTCTGGCCCGGCCTCCACGCCTCCCACGAATGCCCCGTGGCTTCCGAGCTGGGCATGATTCTCGGCACTACCCGTTTGTTAGGCCACTTCTTCAGTCCCGCGTCCGGTGAGGCCGGCCCGCTATTCGCGGTGAATGGCAACATGGGGAACGTGTATGTCTTCACCGCCGACGGCCTCTACGTCACGGAGCTTTTCCACGATGTCCGCACGGGGAAATCCTGGTCCATGCCCAGCGCCGAACGCGGCGCGAAGCTCAACGACCTATCGCTCCATGATGAGAATTTCTGGCCCTCCATCACCACCACTTCCGACGGGGAAATCTATCTCGTCGATGGCGGACGCACTTCGCTCGTCCGTGTCGACGGCCTTGATACCATCCGCCGGATCGCACCTTTCGATCTGAAAGTGACCGCGCCGGATCTGGAAAAATCAAGCTCCTGGCTCCTCGCCCGTGAGGCGGCCCGGCGCGCCGAACAAGGCAGTGAAACCCTCGACGTTCAAATATCCGAAGGGAAACCCGATTGGCAGAACGTCGCTTGGGCCTCCATCGACAAGCGCGGGGTCAAAGCCAATTTCAACAGCGACTCCAAGCCCTACGATGTCACCGCCGCCCTCTTCCTTGGACCGGAGCGACTTCACGCCGCCTTCCGCACCGGCGACAAGGAACTGCTGAAAAACTCCACTGAGACGCCGGGCGCGCCATTCAAAAACGGCGGCTGTCTGGACCTCATGTTAGCCTCCTCTCCTGAGGCCAATCCCAGCCGCAAGGATCCCGTGAAAGGTGACCTCCGCCTCCTTGTCACGCTCAGACCCGATGGCAAACCTCTCGCCTTGCTATACCGCCCTGTTGTCTCCGGAACCAAGGAGCCGGAGAAGTTCTCTTCGCCATGGCGCAGCATTTCCATCGACCGCGTAGACGACGTCTCCGCTCAGCTCGAATTTTCCGCCGATGGACAAGGCGGCTACGAGTTCAGCATCCCCAGGGAAATCCTGGGCCTGAAACACTTGAAAGCCGGCACCACCCTCGCCGGCGACCTCGGTATCCTCCGCGGCAACGGCTTCCAAACCACCCAGCGCATCTACTGGAGCAACAAATCCACCGCGATCACCAGCGATGTTCCCTCCGAAGCAATGCTAACGCCCAATCTCTGGGGGAAGTTCCGTTTCATCCACCCCTGATCCGTTTCCGGGCGCTGTCTTCGATGAACTGCCCGGACGATACTCAGTAGACCTCCTCAAGGGAGGGTAGGCCAGCATCTCCAGAGCATCAGGAACCTCGTGACCGTAGGTGAGAATGATCTCGTCGTTGAGCGATGTTTGAGGATCGAGATCTTGATAGAGCGGGCTCTCTTTCCTTTGCCCTCCGCCGTGGCTTTCAGATTCCCACCATGGCGTCAGGTCGTAGTCAGCGTCACGGTGCCATCCCGGAATCTGCGGTAGAGCCGAAGGAGGCTTGCCACCCCGCCTAGACGTTTTGTGGGTCGCTTCTGGGAATCAGGGCTACCTTTTTTCTGGGTCATGGCGCAGTGGGCGTGGTCTGTGGCGGACGCCCCGATGCTGACGAGACGCCGGCAACTGCGACGAAAGCTTTGGCTGCTGCGCTGCGATCATCGTCGGCAACCTGATCGACCCGGCGAAGCTCGACACCCTGAAGGGCGATCGGGCGGCCAACACGAGATTGCGGAAGGTTGCCTACTGGCTTGAGATCGCGCGGAGGGATGGCAAGGAGGCAGGCTAGGTGATCGACGCGGCACAATTTTGCATGGGATACGCCGGCACCGCCAGAGCCCGCGAGGACAAGGAGGCATTGCTTCGCAACCTGACCATCTTGGAGCGGCTGGGATGCCTCACAGACGACGGCATGGCCCAGCTCCGCACTGGGCGCGCCCCGACCATCACCCGCGGTCCCTATGCCGGGGATATCGCCAGCGTGGATCACATCATCCCCCGATCGGTTGCCCCGGAACTCGACGAGAGGCTCTACAACCTCGAATTCATGCCCTCGAAGCTGAACATGCGGAAAAGCGATGGCATCGGGCAGCGGCAGAAGGCTCTGGCGCGGGAATGGGCAGGGCAAGGCTTGCTGAGCGCGGAGACTGCAGCTCGAATAGCGGCAATGTAATCGTCTGGCCGACCATGCATCCACCCGTTCTCTTCCTCGATATCGATGGCGTGCTCATCGCCTTTCCCGAAGGAGAGCCGACCGCTCCTCAGTTCACGCCGCAGTGCGTCGAGGCGCTGAAGGTCGTGATCGCCGCAGTGCCCCGCCTGCAGATCGTCTTCAGCACCACCTGGCGCTTGGGTGAGCACGTGAACCGGCTTCATTCGGAATGGCTGGCGCATCGGCTTCCGATTGCCATTACTCGCGACGGCACGCCCGACACCAGGGAAGATCCATCGGTGCCCCGGATCCATCGACGCGGCCGAGAGATCGAAGCTTGGTTGGCTGCTCATCCTGGTGTCAGCCGATGGGCCGTGATCGACGACGATCGACTGGCCATCGAGCCTATCCTCTCCGCAACGAGATGCGTTTTCACGGATCCGGCCCGCGGCATGGATACCGGACATGCCGAGCGGCTCATCGCCATCCTCTGCTAGATTTCTTTCCGGAGGCCCGGCATACTCCGGCCATGGACTTCGACGCTGCCATTTCCGCCCTTCCCTGGCGCCGGCGCGTCGTTCTACGGAAACTCGCGGAAGAAGGTGCGACTTACCCCGAGGCCGCGGCCGCAGCCGGCGTCACTCGCCAAGCGGTCCTATTGTGGCGCGGGAGCGATGCCGATTTCGATGCCCTCGTTCGAGAAGCGCGAACGATGGGTGCCGAGAAGCGGACCCAACTACTTTGGCTCCGGCATCCGTTCCGTGGTCGCCGGCCGCCGACCGGGAAGGGACACGGAGGGAAGCCGAGGTTCAGCTTTGGAAGATAGCAGGCAGAGCGCAGGTAAAGCATTGTGATTTCTGCTGCCTCCTTTTTTGGATCGATCCCAAGACCGTCGGTGATCAGAAGTCCGGTATGAGAGAGACGCCGTCACCGGAAACAAACGGATCACCCTCCGGGGTCTTGAAGCCCGGGATCATGCTCGTGGGTATCACCAAGGAGAAGCCCTCCGATTGGGCGAATCATCCCGATCCGTGCTACCGGAATCTAGCGTCGAAATCGAAGCCGAAATCCCGGACGCAGGGGTAGATG encodes the following:
- a CDS encoding HAD domain-containing protein, with the translated sequence MHPPVLFLDIDGVLIAFPEGEPTAPQFTPQCVEALKVVIAAVPRLQIVFSTTWRLGEHVNRLHSEWLAHRLPIAITRDGTPDTREDPSVPRIHRRGREIEAWLAAHPGVSRWAVIDDDRLAIEPILSATRCVFTDPARGMDTGHAERLIAILC